The proteins below come from a single Eubacterium limosum genomic window:
- a CDS encoding AAA family ATPase, giving the protein MFSTLYLSGFSIDRNDPAYTQSYLSDLPVIQQLEPFFFEKNVTFFCGENGNGKSTLLEALAVRYGFNPEGGSKNFDFHSHDTHSFLYQFINLTKGLSLPKDNFFLRAESFYNVATEIDRMENEPGGTGLYKSYGGLSLHAQSHGESFLALVQSRFRGKGLYILDEPEAALSASRQMTLLSLIHNLARDGSQFIVATHSPILLACPDADIYVLSPDGRLSLTPYRDTEPYCLTKMFLDDPERLLHYLLD; this is encoded by the coding sequence ATGTTCAGCACCCTTTATCTCAGTGGCTTTTCCATTGACCGGAACGATCCGGCCTACACTCAGAGCTATCTTTCCGACCTGCCAGTCATTCAGCAGCTTGAGCCCTTTTTCTTTGAAAAGAACGTCACTTTTTTCTGCGGCGAAAACGGTAACGGCAAATCTACCCTGCTGGAGGCTCTGGCGGTGAGGTATGGCTTTAACCCAGAGGGTGGGTCAAAGAATTTTGATTTTCATTCCCACGATACCCACTCTTTCCTGTACCAGTTCATTAATCTGACCAAGGGCCTCTCCCTTCCCAAAGACAATTTCTTTCTAAGAGCTGAGAGCTTTTACAATGTTGCGACAGAAATTGACCGGATGGAGAATGAACCCGGAGGGACTGGCCTGTACAAAAGCTACGGCGGTCTCTCTCTTCATGCCCAGTCCCACGGCGAAAGCTTTCTGGCACTGGTCCAGAGCCGCTTCCGCGGCAAGGGACTTTATATTCTAGACGAGCCCGAGGCCGCACTGTCCGCCTCACGCCAGATGACACTGTTATCCCTGATCCACAACCTGGCACGGGACGGCTCCCAGTTTATTGTCGCGACCCACTCTCCCATTCTGCTGGCCTGCCCCGATGCAGATATTTATGTTTTATCCCCCGATGGCCGTCTGTCCCTGACCCCCTACAGGGATACCGAGCCATATTGCCTGACCAAAATGTTCCTCGATGACCCTGAACGGTTGCTGCACTATTTACTGGACTGA
- a CDS encoding toll/interleukin-1 receptor domain-containing protein: MFTAFNLTMDEKEMARLEKGAPCSDADESVNQAKVVEELKKYLGMGAAFDGEALLSEWFPELKFQVFLSHALADEPLASRLERWLQKELGVSVFVDSWIWQAADELVAGGFAPGHVYPVLHMALGKMIAQCECVIFLNPYHSLKKEGAVEETPWIYAELQTARMTRKKKPERFKKFHFAVTLGTQLKIEFDPQLPNLLLLSAEDLEKWCSQQHIVSEDVYHLDLLYLQKQIII; the protein is encoded by the coding sequence ATGTTTACAGCGTTTAACTTAACAATGGATGAAAAAGAGATGGCCCGGCTGGAAAAGGGAGCGCCATGCTCAGATGCGGATGAAAGTGTGAATCAGGCGAAAGTTGTGGAGGAACTGAAAAAATACCTTGGAATGGGGGCAGCTTTTGACGGCGAGGCTCTGCTTTCCGAGTGGTTTCCAGAGCTCAAATTCCAGGTGTTTTTATCCCACGCTCTGGCAGATGAGCCTTTGGCGTCCAGGCTTGAGCGCTGGCTTCAGAAAGAGCTGGGAGTTTCAGTCTTTGTGGATTCGTGGATCTGGCAGGCAGCAGACGAGCTGGTAGCCGGGGGATTTGCGCCCGGCCATGTCTACCCTGTCCTGCACATGGCCTTGGGCAAGATGATCGCCCAGTGTGAGTGTGTGATTTTCCTGAACCCATATCATTCGCTGAAGAAGGAGGGAGCCGTTGAAGAAACACCGTGGATTTACGCAGAACTTCAGACAGCCCGCATGACGCGGAAGAAAAAGCCGGAGCGCTTTAAGAAATTTCATTTTGCTGTCACGCTCGGCACCCAGTTAAAAATAGAGTTTGATCCGCAGCTGCCTAATTTGTTGCTTTTAAGCGCAGAGGATCTCGAAAAATGGTGCAGCCAGCAGCATATTGTCTCAGAGGATGTCTATCATTTGGATTTGCTCTATCTTCAAAAGCAAATTATTATCTAA
- a CDS encoding VOC family protein: MKYNAFMLVVSDMEKSRAFYEKLLGLKVAMDLGVNVSYDCGVALQTKETWLEFIDKPENAVCFGGNDKELYFEEDDLDGFLKVLESWGAALVRPMFTQAWGQRVIRFYDPDHHIIEVGEPLSLVIKRFLSQGLSIEATAERTMCPLPYVRFLAKELVEETNE, encoded by the coding sequence ATGAAATATAATGCATTCATGCTTGTCGTATCCGATATGGAAAAATCTCGCGCTTTTTATGAAAAGCTACTAGGACTCAAGGTTGCCATGGATCTGGGCGTCAATGTCAGCTATGACTGCGGCGTGGCTCTCCAGACAAAGGAAACCTGGCTTGAATTCATCGACAAACCGGAAAATGCTGTCTGCTTTGGCGGCAATGATAAGGAGCTGTACTTTGAAGAGGATGATCTGGACGGATTTCTCAAGGTTCTGGAAAGCTGGGGCGCCGCGCTGGTACGGCCAATGTTTACCCAAGCGTGGGGACAGCGGGTGATCCGCTTTTATGACCCTGATCACCACATTATCGAGGTTGGAGAGCCTCTCTCATTGGTGATCAAGCGGTTTTTATCCCAGGGGTTAAGCATTGAGGCGACCGCCGAGCGCACCATGTGCCCGCTTCCCTATGTTCGGTTCCTGGCCAAAGAGCTGGTGGAGGAAACAAATGAATAA
- a CDS encoding TrpB-like pyridoxal phosphate-dependent enzyme, translating to MAKIPYRFYLSEEDLPKQWYNLRADMKEQPDPLINPGTMQPAVESDLYPVFCEKLAHQEMDGETRYFDIPEPVQEMYRIYRPSPLIRAYNLEKALDTPAKIYYKFEGNNTSGSHKLNSAIAQVYYAKEQGMTSLTTETGAGQWGTALSEASSYFDIPLTVYMVKVSYEQKPFRKAVMQVFDGKVVPSPSETTDIGRKILAENPGTTGSLGCAISEAVETAVKTEGCRYVLGSVLNQVLLHQSIIGLESKKAMEILGEYPDIVIGCAGGGSNLGGLIAPFMQDKLTGKADPRIIAVEPASCPSLTRGRYAYDFCDTGKITPMAKMYTLGSGFIPSANHAGGLRYHGMSPILSKLYHDGYMEATSVEQTRVFEAAIYFAKKETILPAPESAHAIRAAMDEALRCKETGEAKTILFGLTGTGYFDMTAYSVYLEGRMNDYIPSDKDLQKGFDSLPKIPGIQE from the coding sequence ATGGCAAAAATACCCTACCGTTTCTATTTAAGTGAAGAGGATCTGCCAAAGCAGTGGTATAACCTGCGGGCAGATATGAAAGAGCAGCCAGATCCCCTGATTAACCCAGGCACCATGCAGCCCGCGGTGGAGTCCGACCTGTATCCCGTATTCTGTGAAAAGCTGGCACACCAGGAAATGGATGGTGAAACCCGGTATTTCGATATCCCAGAGCCCGTTCAGGAAATGTACAGAATCTATCGTCCATCCCCGCTGATCCGGGCCTACAACCTGGAAAAAGCCCTGGATACCCCGGCCAAAATCTACTATAAATTTGAAGGTAACAATACCTCCGGCAGCCACAAGCTCAACTCAGCTATCGCCCAGGTGTATTATGCCAAGGAACAGGGCATGACCAGTCTGACAACAGAGACCGGGGCCGGCCAGTGGGGGACAGCCCTCTCAGAGGCAAGCTCTTATTTCGATATCCCGCTGACCGTGTATATGGTGAAGGTTTCCTATGAACAAAAGCCCTTCAGGAAGGCTGTGATGCAGGTCTTTGACGGGAAGGTAGTGCCGAGCCCCAGTGAAACCACAGACATTGGTCGCAAAATTTTAGCAGAAAACCCGGGAACGACCGGGAGTCTTGGCTGCGCTATCTCCGAAGCTGTAGAAACCGCAGTTAAAACCGAAGGCTGCCGTTATGTGCTGGGCTCTGTCCTCAATCAGGTGCTGCTGCATCAGTCCATCATAGGTCTTGAGAGTAAAAAAGCAATGGAGATCCTGGGAGAATACCCTGATATTGTCATTGGCTGTGCTGGCGGTGGTTCGAACCTCGGCGGTCTCATTGCGCCGTTTATGCAGGATAAGCTCACAGGTAAAGCCGATCCCAGAATCATTGCCGTCGAGCCCGCGTCCTGTCCGTCACTGACCCGCGGCCGCTACGCCTATGATTTCTGCGATACAGGCAAGATCACCCCGATGGCCAAGATGTATACCCTGGGCAGCGGTTTTATTCCATCGGCCAACCATGCCGGCGGCCTGCGCTACCACGGGATGTCTCCGATTTTATCCAAGCTGTACCACGACGGCTATATGGAAGCGACCTCTGTAGAGCAGACCCGCGTGTTTGAAGCAGCGATTTATTTTGCAAAAAAAGAAACTATTCTGCCAGCGCCCGAATCTGCCCACGCCATCCGCGCCGCCATGGATGAAGCCCTGCGCTGCAAGGAAACCGGCGAAGCCAAGACCATCCTCTTTGGCCTGACCGGCACCGGCTATTTTGATATGACCGCCTACTCAGTCTATCTTGAAGGCAGAATGAACGACTATATCCCAAGCGATAAGGATCTGCAGAAAGGCTTTGACAGCCTGCCGAAAATCCCGGGGATTCAGGAGTAA
- a CDS encoding Na/Pi cotransporter family protein: MGVTDVLGLLGGLALFLYGMQMMSSGLEAAAGNRMKQILERLTANRFLGVAVGAAITAVIQSSSATTVMVVGFVNSGMMTLIQAVWIIMGANIGTTITGQLIALDVGALAPLFAFCGVALVVFTKKVKLHHWGLIVAGLGILFIGMDMMSTAMMPLRDSPAFVNLMTRFSNPALGILAGAVFTAAIQSSSASVGILQALAVSGVIGLPSAVYVLFGQNIGTCITAVLASIGTSRNAKRTTVIHLLFNIIGTVVFTVICMLTPLTAFVESLSPANPAAQIANMHTLFNIATTLMLLPFGTLLAKAAVRILPERPSEKSGEHQLLYIKPVEASLEYQMGTSAIIVNGVWRELRRMAKMVTENLEQAFQGVLEKSSRYTEDVAKSEKYVNYLNTEISRYISHVITYELNEEDGVLVSAFFKICGSLERVGDHAVNISEQARLLEEKHIGFTEEAQEEMRSLQQVSIGVLDSLSRLEAITEKRLTEIADYEQRMDDLTLDYQRNQIARMRKGLCSDEACVVYSEILMDIESIGDHILSIGEVLVQASASKTTVDMEQEAYAR; the protein is encoded by the coding sequence ATGGGTGTTACTGATGTTTTGGGTTTACTCGGAGGGTTAGCCCTGTTTCTGTACGGAATGCAGATGATGAGCTCGGGTCTTGAAGCGGCTGCGGGCAATCGTATGAAGCAGATACTGGAGCGGCTGACCGCCAACCGGTTTTTGGGAGTGGCCGTTGGGGCGGCCATCACGGCGGTCATTCAGTCTTCATCCGCCACAACCGTCATGGTTGTTGGCTTTGTGAACTCAGGGATGATGACTCTGATTCAGGCGGTCTGGATCATTATGGGCGCCAATATTGGTACGACGATTACGGGCCAGCTCATCGCGCTCGATGTGGGGGCGCTGGCGCCGCTGTTCGCTTTTTGCGGCGTGGCATTGGTGGTTTTTACCAAAAAGGTTAAGCTGCACCACTGGGGCCTGATTGTCGCCGGACTGGGGATTTTGTTCATCGGTATGGATATGATGAGTACAGCGATGATGCCGCTTCGTGACTCACCGGCCTTTGTCAATCTGATGACCCGGTTTTCGAACCCGGCCCTCGGGATTCTGGCGGGGGCTGTTTTTACCGCTGCGATTCAGTCTTCATCCGCTTCAGTCGGAATTTTGCAGGCGCTGGCCGTCAGCGGCGTAATCGGCCTGCCAAGTGCGGTGTATGTGCTGTTTGGACAGAATATCGGAACCTGTATTACCGCGGTTCTGGCGTCCATTGGCACCAGCCGCAACGCCAAGCGCACCACAGTCATCCATTTACTGTTTAACATCATTGGAACGGTTGTTTTTACAGTCATTTGCATGCTGACGCCGCTTACGGCCTTTGTCGAGTCCCTGTCTCCGGCAAATCCAGCAGCCCAGATCGCTAATATGCACACACTGTTCAATATTGCGACAACGCTGATGCTGCTGCCCTTTGGCACGCTTCTGGCAAAGGCGGCGGTCAGAATTCTGCCCGAGCGCCCTTCAGAAAAAAGCGGCGAGCACCAGCTTTTATACATCAAGCCTGTTGAGGCTTCGCTGGAATACCAGATGGGTACCTCTGCCATTATCGTGAACGGTGTGTGGCGTGAACTGCGGCGCATGGCGAAAATGGTCACAGAGAACCTGGAACAGGCATTTCAAGGGGTTTTGGAAAAGAGCAGCCGCTATACAGAGGATGTGGCAAAATCAGAAAAGTATGTCAATTATCTGAATACCGAGATTTCCAGGTACATTTCCCATGTCATAACCTATGAGCTCAATGAAGAAGATGGGGTTCTGGTTTCCGCATTTTTCAAAATCTGCGGCAGCCTTGAGCGCGTGGGGGACCATGCGGTCAATATCAGTGAACAGGCCAGGCTTTTGGAGGAAAAACATATCGGATTTACAGAGGAAGCCCAGGAAGAAATGCGGTCGCTTCAGCAGGTCAGCATCGGCGTGCTGGACTCACTCAGCCGGCTGGAGGCCATTACTGAAAAGAGGCTGACTGAAATTGCCGACTATGAACAGAGAATGGATGATTTGACACTTGATTACCAGAGAAACCAGATTGCCCGTATGCGAAAAGGCCTCTGTTCAGACGAAGCCTGTGTGGTTTATTCCGAAATACTTATGGATATTGAGAGCATCGGCGATCATATCCTGAGCATCGGCGAGGTGCTGGTACAGGCCAGCGCCTCCAAAACAACGGTCGATATGGAACAGGAAGCTTATGCGAGGTAA
- a CDS encoding helix-hairpin-helix domain-containing protein: MKSDLQTIPGVGSNMERHLLELGYSTVDSLKGADPEEMYIRECRQRGEQLDRCVLYVYRLAVYFAENTEHEPEKLKWWNWKDGRHR; encoded by the coding sequence GTGAAAAGTGATTTACAAACCATTCCCGGCGTTGGCTCAAATATGGAGAGGCATCTCCTGGAGCTTGGTTACAGCACGGTCGATTCTCTGAAAGGGGCAGACCCTGAAGAGATGTATATCCGGGAATGCCGGCAGAGGGGTGAGCAGCTGGATCGGTGCGTTCTCTATGTTTACCGGCTGGCGGTTTACTTCGCTGAAAACACCGAGCATGAGCCTGAAAAACTAAAATGGTGGAACTGGAAAGACGGACGCCACCGGTAA
- a CDS encoding helix-turn-helix transcriptional regulator, producing the protein MQQPEKRSELSILAHTPTHLYIAPHPLLRPYIAHYTFCAQGAKPESHLPEKLTLIPDASGCVVFSYNGRNLSGCFWGPTTKTVVVFGDAESIPLRFFIEFLPGGANRLLGLNLKDFTDRREPLELVCSSLSIGIKNAFEQNQKAAYLSNAIDTLLLTALAEMPGNPRPLSTILKHVNCQATVSTAAEKIGYSERHLQRLITEALGMRYKTFTRLTRINLAMQRMEKDPIAFTKLAHALGYYDQSHFNHDFKMVCGESPTKYYAHMSDFYNEFYKF; encoded by the coding sequence ATGCAGCAGCCTGAAAAACGGTCGGAATTATCCATTCTGGCCCACACCCCCACACATCTGTATATCGCGCCCCATCCACTGTTAAGGCCTTATATTGCGCATTACACCTTTTGCGCCCAGGGAGCAAAACCCGAAAGCCACCTTCCTGAAAAACTGACGCTGATCCCCGATGCCAGCGGCTGTGTTGTTTTTTCTTATAATGGCAGAAATCTGTCCGGCTGCTTCTGGGGCCCTACCACCAAAACGGTGGTGGTTTTCGGCGACGCTGAAAGCATTCCCCTGCGTTTTTTTATCGAGTTCCTTCCCGGCGGCGCGAACCGGCTTCTGGGGCTGAACCTCAAGGATTTTACAGACCGCAGAGAACCGCTTGAGCTCGTATGCTCTTCCCTGAGCATTGGGATAAAGAACGCCTTTGAGCAAAACCAAAAGGCTGCTTACCTCAGCAATGCGATTGACACACTGCTCCTGACCGCCTTAGCGGAAATGCCCGGCAATCCCAGGCCCCTTTCGACCATTCTGAAGCATGTCAACTGCCAGGCCACGGTCAGCACAGCGGCTGAAAAAATCGGATATTCTGAACGCCACCTTCAGCGCCTCATAACCGAGGCCTTGGGAATGCGTTACAAAACCTTTACCCGGCTGACCCGCATCAACCTCGCCATGCAACGTATGGAAAAAGACCCCATCGCTTTCACAAAGCTCGCGCACGCGCTGGGCTACTATGACCAATCGCATTTCAACCACGATTTTAAGATGGTCTGCGGCGAATCCCCGACAAAATACTATGCCCACATGTCGGATTTTTACAATGAATTCTACAAATTTTAG
- a CDS encoding TetR/AcrR family transcriptional regulator: MAGQKKGEITKRKIIESSKKLFYTKGYNKTLMQNIADDAEIALGTLTYHYSKKESIASTILYNYITNINAYIDQHSESNLNAFQTHFIASIPYYKNLLEDQHSRQFYCEVIMSETLYSGDVTEDPLALFFKGMKAQCLRDYRIPKMGYQLELASIFEVGGRNRLIKKYTEGKLKNISIENIANYLSSNMGKLLHIPEDEIIASQELAIQFNNEHDLSQIHALL, translated from the coding sequence ATGGCTGGACAAAAAAAGGGAGAAATCACTAAAAGAAAAATAATTGAAAGTTCCAAAAAATTGTTTTATACAAAGGGCTATAATAAAACACTTATGCAGAATATTGCAGATGATGCAGAAATAGCATTAGGAACACTGACGTATCATTACTCAAAAAAAGAGTCAATCGCATCAACCATTTTGTATAATTATATTACAAATATCAATGCCTACATTGATCAGCATTCTGAAAGTAATCTTAATGCTTTCCAAACCCATTTTATTGCCAGTATTCCATATTATAAAAACTTGTTAGAGGATCAACATTCCCGACAGTTTTATTGTGAAGTCATCATGTCTGAGACACTGTATTCAGGCGATGTCACTGAAGATCCCCTCGCTCTTTTTTTTAAGGGAATGAAAGCACAGTGTTTACGAGATTACCGTATTCCCAAAATGGGTTACCAATTAGAACTGGCTTCAATTTTTGAAGTGGGTGGTAGAAATCGGTTAATCAAAAAATACACAGAGGGCAAGCTGAAAAACATATCAATTGAGAATATCGCAAACTATTTATCCTCAAATATGGGAAAACTGCTTCATATACCAGAAGATGAAATTATTGCCAGTCAGGAATTGGCAATACAATTCAATAACGAACATGACCTTTCGCAAATTCATGCTTTACTTTAA
- a CDS encoding MerR family transcriptional regulator, with protein MFTIGEFSKLGRISPRMLRYYDAMGLLRPTRIGENGYRYYDAAQLETLAEIETLKDYGFALSEIGELLTLSEQELAVRLHRRRLAAYDEIYTLRKKLRQMEDAMMKMEKCNLLKDQYHVIVMETPAQRVYGIRRKINISETGDLFDELYKKVDELGLTRCGAAQQVYLGEEFSYESMDIEAQVEVSGEHPDVKIIPARLCVATTHIGPFEGLHNAYDAICSWLAEHPEYRVTGPSVERYLKDVDMVKNEEELETGILFPVEKLQ; from the coding sequence ATGTTCACCATTGGAGAATTTTCAAAGTTGGGGCGTATCTCGCCGCGTATGCTCCGGTATTATGACGCCATGGGATTGCTTCGGCCCACCCGTATTGGTGAAAATGGCTACCGTTATTACGATGCTGCGCAGCTGGAAACTCTGGCGGAGATCGAGACACTGAAGGACTACGGCTTCGCCCTGTCAGAAATCGGCGAGCTACTCACGCTGTCCGAGCAGGAGCTGGCTGTAAGGCTCCATCGGAGGAGACTGGCGGCCTATGATGAAATATATACCCTTAGGAAAAAGCTCCGTCAGATGGAGGACGCCATGATGAAAATGGAAAAATGTAATTTGTTAAAGGATCAGTATCACGTTATTGTAATGGAAACACCAGCGCAGCGGGTTTACGGTATTCGCCGGAAAATTAACATCAGCGAAACCGGGGACTTGTTTGATGAACTGTATAAAAAAGTCGATGAACTGGGCCTGACGCGTTGCGGCGCAGCACAGCAGGTTTATCTGGGTGAGGAATTCAGCTATGAAAGTATGGATATTGAGGCTCAGGTAGAAGTAAGCGGCGAACACCCGGACGTCAAAATCATACCGGCGCGCCTGTGTGTTGCCACTACCCATATCGGCCCCTTTGAGGGCCTGCACAACGCTTATGACGCGATCTGTTCGTGGCTGGCCGAGCACCCTGAATATAGGGTAACCGGCCCCTCGGTTGAACGCTACCTGAAGGATGTGGATATGGTTAAAAATGAGGAAGAGCTGGAAACAGGGATTTTATTTCCAGTGGAAAAGCTGCAGTAA
- a CDS encoding MerR family transcriptional regulator, which yields MLKIGEFSKLCHVSVRMLRHFEEMGLLLPERVDPFTGYRYYTASQLTTVSTIVSLQRMGLSLTAIGEILESSSTSQALETHIEACYQKKLKEAEKLQVQLWQLKAAGERLRRKEEIMKNYIVVAKELPSCQVASLRDTLSTYTEEGRLWEKLHAEIAPQHPKFANPPFSTATYHDAEYNEANPDVEVQVSVIGSYQNTGHVFFKKLPARLVASVTFTGAYDQITDVNITAMRWIEENGYRTNGTMFNVYHVGPGDTSEPEKWVTECCFPIAAK from the coding sequence ATGCTGAAAATTGGAGAATTTTCTAAACTTTGCCACGTCAGCGTCCGAATGCTGCGCCATTTTGAGGAGATGGGGCTTCTGCTTCCAGAACGGGTTGACCCCTTTACCGGCTACCGTTACTACACAGCTTCTCAGCTGACGACTGTCAGCACCATTGTCTCTCTGCAGCGCATGGGCCTGAGCCTGACAGCCATCGGTGAAATTCTTGAAAGCAGCAGCACTTCCCAGGCTCTTGAAACGCACATTGAAGCCTGCTACCAGAAGAAGCTGAAGGAAGCTGAAAAACTGCAGGTTCAGCTCTGGCAGCTGAAAGCCGCTGGCGAAAGGCTTCGCAGAAAGGAAGAAATCATGAAAAATTATATCGTCGTTGCAAAAGAATTACCCTCCTGTCAGGTTGCAAGCCTGCGTGATACCCTGAGTACCTACACTGAAGAAGGCCGACTCTGGGAAAAGTTGCACGCTGAAATCGCACCCCAGCATCCCAAGTTCGCCAACCCGCCCTTCAGCACCGCGACCTACCACGATGCAGAATACAATGAAGCCAACCCGGATGTAGAGGTTCAGGTGTCTGTCATTGGCAGCTACCAGAATACCGGGCACGTCTTTTTCAAAAAACTGCCCGCCCGCCTGGTGGCAAGCGTCACTTTCACTGGCGCCTATGACCAAATCACCGATGTCAACATCACAGCCATGAGGTGGATTGAGGAAAACGGCTACCGGACCAACGGCACCATGTTCAATGTCTACCATGTGGGGCCTGGCGATACCAGCGAGCCTGAAAAATGGGTAACAGAATGCTGCTTCCCCATTGCCGCCAAATAA
- a CDS encoding MmcQ/YjbR family DNA-binding protein, protein MNNASWIDAYCLDKKGVEKVWQTEWEAMKYLLHGKMFAYMGEHKNGDPIITMKLPPEEGQVLRAAYPDAVIPGYYMNKVHWNTLYLEGGVPEDTVRKMLDNAYEAVLQSFPKKVQREIIEA, encoded by the coding sequence ATGAATAATGCTTCCTGGATCGACGCCTATTGTCTGGATAAAAAAGGTGTCGAGAAGGTTTGGCAGACCGAATGGGAGGCGATGAAATATCTGCTTCACGGAAAAATGTTCGCCTATATGGGGGAGCATAAAAACGGCGATCCCATCATCACCATGAAGCTGCCGCCCGAGGAAGGGCAGGTCCTCCGGGCCGCCTATCCCGACGCGGTTATTCCAGGCTATTATATGAATAAAGTCCACTGGAACACGCTCTACCTCGAAGGCGGCGTGCCAGAGGACACGGTCCGAAAAATGCTCGACAACGCCTACGAGGCAGTCCTGCAGAGCTTTCCCAAAAAAGTACAGCGCGAAATCATAGAAGCTTAA
- the ytvI gene encoding sporulation integral membrane protein YtvI, which translates to METEKRRAFIINFMYFAILALLCFAVLKYAMPLLAPFIIGFALAYLLKGPIRLMSGKLRLNRKISAIVVVLVFYCTIGMLISLLGVKAFTASRELIFNLPQIYALHVEPVLMGIFDGVEQSVLRMDPALVAALEEMFNRLVQSLGQMVSSLSMGAMGAVSDIASSLPGLFIKLLLLIISTFFIAIDYDRLTGFVMHQLNGKTRTVFVQIKEYVVGTLFVCIRSYALIMSITFVELVIGLTLIGVDNALIIAFVIAVFDILPVLGTGGIMIPWTVITALQGNYPLALGLLLVYLVVTVVRNIIEPKIVGSQIGLHPVITLASMFVGLQLFGVVGLFGFPIVLSLLCHLNDTGTIHLFKPVDETL; encoded by the coding sequence ATGGAAACTGAAAAACGGCGGGCTTTTATCATTAATTTTATGTATTTTGCCATTCTTGCGCTTCTGTGCTTTGCGGTACTCAAATATGCCATGCCGTTGCTGGCTCCTTTTATCATTGGCTTCGCTCTGGCCTATCTGCTGAAAGGGCCGATCCGCCTGATGTCCGGAAAGCTGCGCCTGAACCGGAAAATTTCGGCGATTGTGGTGGTGCTTGTCTTTTACTGCACCATTGGTATGCTCATTTCGCTCCTTGGGGTTAAGGCCTTTACGGCCTCCAGAGAGTTGATTTTTAATCTGCCCCAGATTTATGCCCTCCATGTGGAGCCAGTGCTTATGGGGATTTTTGACGGGGTGGAGCAGTCTGTGCTCAGGATGGACCCCGCCCTGGTAGCAGCTCTTGAGGAGATGTTTAACCGCCTGGTACAGTCTCTGGGGCAGATGGTTTCCAGCTTGTCCATGGGGGCCATGGGCGCCGTATCGGATATTGCGTCCTCGCTGCCCGGGCTTTTTATCAAGCTGCTGTTACTCATTATTTCCACCTTTTTTATTGCTATCGACTATGACCGTCTGACGGGCTTTGTCATGCACCAGTTAAACGGAAAGACCAGGACGGTTTTTGTTCAGATCAAGGAATACGTGGTGGGGACGCTCTTTGTGTGTATCCGCTCCTACGCGCTCATCATGAGCATTACCTTTGTCGAGCTTGTCATTGGTCTGACCCTCATCGGCGTCGACAATGCTCTGATCATCGCCTTTGTCATCGCGGTGTTCGATATTCTTCCGGTACTGGGCACAGGCGGTATCATGATCCCCTGGACGGTGATCACAGCCCTGCAGGGGAACTATCCGCTGGCATTGGGGCTGCTGCTGGTCTATCTGGTGGTCACAGTGGTGCGAAACATTATTGAACCGAAAATTGTGGGAAGCCAGATAGGTCTTCATCCGGTGATTACGTTGGCTAGTATGTTTGTGGGGCTGCAGCTCTTTGGCGTTGTAGGGCTTTTCGGCTTTCCGATTGTGCTCTCACTGCTGTGCCATCTGAACGACACAGGCACCATCCACCTGTTTAAGCCAGTGGATGAGACCCTGTAG
- a CDS encoding cupin domain-containing protein, with protein MYTLHEDEKAYRHGDHGPKYLMMGPTSNFGIVKLLSGNVVSPHYHEIMEENFYILEGTVSMTVNDAESTYSAGDFIHLEPGEIHCLENKGTETVRFVVTTSPWMDHADKIEV; from the coding sequence ATGTACACACTTCACGAAGACGAAAAAGCGTATCGTCACGGCGATCACGGGCCAAAATACCTGATGATGGGCCCCACCTCAAATTTTGGTATTGTCAAACTGCTGTCTGGCAATGTGGTGTCCCCCCATTACCATGAGATCATGGAAGAAAACTTTTATATACTGGAGGGGACTGTCTCCATGACGGTAAATGATGCCGAAAGTACCTACTCGGCTGGTGATTTTATCCATCTGGAGCCGGGAGAAATCCACTGCCTTGAAAATAAGGGCACTGAAACAGTTCGGTTTGTGGTCACCACCAGCCCCTGGATGGATCATGCCGACAAAATTGAAGTATAG